A genome region from Blautia coccoides includes the following:
- a CDS encoding helix-turn-helix domain-containing protein, whose product MLEKIHEEGMIPGERGIMNKKGIYFHSPSVFAKEHLFCVYWGAEYLCVPPYQVRRSGLHSYLFFCILSGELRFTYREQTFMASTGDIVLLDCMYPHYYYTPKQVRFQFFHFDGNITPDYCEYLYQKNGALFRNKSEAALTFQQLLDQLRLPQPDDHRLSSLVHALFGSLAAKIQKPLSPSIQKACRYLETHFQEPVTVEDSARQTALSKYHFSRVFKAETGSSPHEYLSTLRLRRARELVMETTLSIDTIAAECGFSSTSHFIRAFKKDLDFTPAVYRKFFDPSGFEKSP is encoded by the coding sequence ATGTTAGAAAAAATTCATGAAGAAGGTATGATTCCGGGAGAACGGGGAATCATGAACAAAAAAGGCATTTACTTCCATTCCCCTTCAGTATTCGCAAAAGAACATCTCTTCTGTGTATACTGGGGTGCTGAATATCTCTGCGTGCCGCCCTATCAGGTACGCAGAAGCGGTCTGCACTCCTATCTTTTCTTCTGCATATTATCAGGAGAACTGCGTTTTACATACAGAGAACAGACTTTTATGGCCTCAACGGGAGATATTGTCCTTTTAGACTGTATGTATCCCCACTACTACTACACGCCAAAGCAGGTAAGGTTCCAGTTCTTTCACTTTGACGGCAATATCACCCCTGACTACTGTGAATATCTCTATCAGAAAAACGGGGCTTTATTCCGGAATAAATCAGAGGCTGCACTGACGTTCCAACAGCTATTGGACCAGCTTAGGCTTCCGCAGCCTGACGACCACCGCCTCTCCTCCCTGGTCCACGCCTTGTTTGGCTCTCTCGCGGCCAAAATCCAAAAGCCCCTAAGTCCTTCTATCCAAAAGGCCTGCCGCTATCTGGAAACACACTTCCAGGAGCCTGTGACGGTAGAAGACTCTGCCCGCCAGACCGCGTTGAGCAAATATCACTTTTCACGGGTCTTCAAAGCTGAGACCGGTTCTTCTCCCCATGAGTATCTGTCTACTCTCCGCCTTCGGCGTGCCAGAGAACTGGTCATGGAAACCACCCTGTCCATAGACACCATCGCTGCAGAATGCGGCTTTTCCAGCACCTCCCACTTTATCCGCGCTTTCAAAAAAGACCTGGATTTCACCCCTGCTGTCTACCGCAAGTTTTTCGACCCTTCCGGTTTTGAGAAATCTCCCTGA
- a CDS encoding transporter substrate-binding domain-containing protein, translating into MKKLAAAALAAAMVLSLAGCGSSTKKIESKADLKDAVIGVQLGTTGDTTVSEPEIGAKEVKRYNKGAQAIQALKKGQIDCVVIDTEPAKKFVELNDDLKMIEDQFDDEQYAISMKKGNTELKDQFNKALGELEEEGVLSDIVNNYIGDEAGKNPYESPADADRSKGKLVMATNAEFEPWEYHDGEAIVGIDVDIAQAICDKLGYELEVADMEFDAILPAVQSGKADFGAAGMTVNEERLESVDFTDTYANASQVIIVKK; encoded by the coding sequence ATGAAAAAATTAGCAGCAGCAGCTTTAGCGGCAGCCATGGTACTGTCTTTGGCAGGATGCGGCAGCAGCACAAAGAAAATTGAGTCAAAAGCAGATTTAAAGGATGCCGTTATCGGTGTACAGCTTGGGACCACAGGTGATACTACGGTATCAGAACCGGAGATCGGGGCTAAAGAGGTAAAGCGTTACAACAAAGGCGCTCAGGCGATACAGGCGCTGAAAAAGGGACAGATTGACTGTGTGGTAATTGATACGGAGCCGGCCAAGAAGTTCGTAGAGCTGAATGATGATCTGAAAATGATCGAGGATCAGTTTGATGATGAACAGTACGCCATCAGCATGAAAAAGGGAAACACAGAGCTGAAAGACCAGTTCAACAAAGCTCTTGGGGAACTGGAAGAGGAAGGTGTTCTTTCTGATATTGTGAATAACTACATTGGCGATGAAGCTGGCAAGAATCCCTATGAGTCACCTGCAGATGCTGACCGCTCCAAGGGAAAACTTGTGATGGCTACCAATGCGGAATTTGAACCGTGGGAGTATCATGACGGTGAGGCCATTGTGGGTATCGACGTGGATATCGCACAGGCTATCTGTGATAAACTGGGTTATGAGCTGGAAGTAGCTGATATGGAATTTGATGCGATCCTTCCTGCTGTACAGTCCGGAAAAGCAGATTTTGGCGCAGCCGGCATGACTGTAAATGAGGAACGTCTGGAGAGTGTTGATTTTACAGATACCTATGCAAATGCAAGCCAGGTAATTATCGTAAAGAAGTAA
- a CDS encoding L,D-transpeptidase family protein has translation MSKKTNEKKKTEKKNKGKSKVVKRILIALLIILLLAVVGIYFAVGYYYQDKFYSRTTINGYDCSEKSVDYIKEIIKKEAETYSLTIKERDNKQDVIQAADIKLTYKDDGELEKLLKDQNSWLWIFSLAKDKNYEVSLDNSYDEASLDTFITSLPCLVPENMTAPQDAYLEDTGEAYQIVPEVEGNTLDQEKTVKAIKDAVNGRKAEVSLEEAQCYQAPAVRQDDAALTQERDKLNALTTMQIVLDFGHGQETISRDLLKSWLKQDEAGSYYFDEPTVKQYIIDLSTVYNTKGKARDFVTTGGSTVHLTGGDYGWQLWQDKTTESLMEVLNAGQSTTMEVTWLYKAQKHDGNEIDGTYVEISISQQHMWFYKNGSLVVDTPVVTGNPNTGHATPAGGVWNLKDKRSPFTLVGKKPDGSIDYEEPVTYWLPFNGGVGIHDLVKRDAFGGDIYLSNGSHGCVNTPIDAVQMIYDNIEINTPIVVY, from the coding sequence ATGAGTAAAAAAACGAATGAAAAAAAGAAAACAGAAAAAAAGAATAAGGGAAAAAGTAAGGTTGTCAAAAGGATACTGATCGCTCTTCTGATCATACTGCTGCTGGCAGTGGTGGGGATTTATTTTGCGGTGGGCTACTACTATCAGGATAAGTTCTACAGCAGAACCACCATCAATGGCTATGACTGTAGTGAAAAGTCTGTGGATTATATCAAGGAGATCATTAAAAAGGAAGCTGAGACATATTCACTGACAATTAAAGAGAGAGATAACAAGCAGGATGTCATACAGGCCGCTGATATAAAACTTACTTATAAGGATGACGGAGAACTGGAAAAGCTTCTGAAGGATCAGAACTCCTGGCTGTGGATCTTCAGCCTGGCTAAAGATAAGAACTATGAGGTGAGTCTGGATAATTCTTATGATGAGGCAAGTCTTGACACGTTTATAACCAGTCTGCCATGTCTTGTTCCTGAGAATATGACAGCGCCGCAGGATGCGTATCTGGAAGATACAGGAGAAGCATATCAGATCGTTCCTGAGGTGGAAGGAAATACACTGGATCAGGAGAAGACAGTAAAAGCCATCAAAGATGCCGTGAACGGCAGGAAGGCAGAGGTCTCTCTGGAAGAGGCCCAGTGTTACCAGGCACCTGCGGTCCGGCAGGATGATGCGGCATTGACACAGGAAAGAGATAAGTTAAACGCATTGACCACTATGCAGATCGTTCTGGATTTCGGACATGGACAGGAAACTATCTCCAGAGATCTTCTAAAATCCTGGCTGAAGCAGGATGAAGCGGGCAGCTATTACTTTGATGAACCTACCGTTAAGCAGTACATCATTGATCTTTCCACGGTATACAACACAAAAGGGAAGGCCAGAGACTTTGTCACCACAGGCGGAAGCACGGTACATCTTACCGGCGGCGACTACGGATGGCAGTTGTGGCAGGACAAAACCACAGAATCTCTGATGGAAGTCTTAAATGCGGGGCAGAGTACGACCATGGAAGTGACATGGCTGTACAAAGCACAAAAGCATGACGGCAACGAGATTGACGGAACTTATGTGGAGATATCCATTTCTCAGCAGCACATGTGGTTCTACAAAAACGGAAGTCTGGTCGTGGATACTCCGGTAGTGACCGGTAATCCAAACACAGGCCATGCAACACCAGCAGGCGGTGTATGGAATCTGAAAGATAAGAGAAGTCCCTTTACTCTTGTGGGCAAGAAGCCCGACGGAAGCATTGACTATGAAGAGCCGGTTACCTATTGGCTGCCGTTCAATGGGGGCGTGGGAATCCATGACCTTGTGAAGAGGGATGCCTTTGGCGGTGATATATATCTGAGTAATGGTTCTCACGGATGTGTCAATACACCGATTGATGCGGTGCAGATGATCTATGATAATATTGAGATCAATACACCAATTGTAGTGTATTAA
- a CDS encoding uroporphyrinogen decarboxylase family protein yields the protein MTSRERVRAAFEHRQPDKVPVDFGGMCCSMINAIVLKDLRAYYGLEYRPPKINDMSTMTAFVEPDLADCLGCDVQQLYNYGDTYGHLNTDWKEWRYRGETVLIPSNAVVKDDGKGGYFVYPEGDDSLPPSGHMPANGFYFDNLTRTPEFDEDEADPNDNVEDYTRVTDEQIAYHKKVLAEVKGSQRAIQVGPGYFGLGDANNIPGPNLRDPKGIRSIQEWYMAPLLYPDYVEEVFEKGTDIAIESFRKYWDAFGSDIDILFICGTDFGTQRGPFMSPEVFRDLYMPYYKKMNDWVHEHTTWKTLKHCCGGIFPILPYMIEGGFDAINPVQCSAEGMDPRTLKDTYGKDIVFWGGGVDTQQVLPFGRPEEVRRQVLERLEIFSKDGGYVFNTIHNIQANTPIENIAAMIEAVKEFNGDK from the coding sequence ATGACATCCAGAGAAAGAGTTCGTGCGGCGTTTGAACACAGACAGCCGGATAAGGTGCCGGTGGATTTTGGGGGTATGTGCTGCTCTATGATCAATGCCATAGTGCTGAAAGATTTGCGGGCGTATTATGGGTTGGAGTACCGTCCGCCGAAGATCAATGACATGTCAACCATGACAGCTTTTGTGGAGCCGGATCTGGCTGACTGTCTGGGATGCGATGTGCAACAGCTTTATAATTACGGGGATACTTACGGACATTTGAATACAGACTGGAAAGAGTGGAGATACCGCGGGGAGACAGTGCTGATCCCCTCCAATGCGGTGGTGAAGGATGATGGAAAAGGCGGATATTTTGTCTATCCGGAGGGGGATGATTCCCTGCCTCCGTCCGGCCATATGCCGGCTAATGGATTTTATTTTGACAATCTTACGCGTACACCGGAATTTGACGAGGATGAGGCTGATCCGAATGATAATGTGGAGGATTATACCCGCGTAACGGATGAACAGATCGCATACCACAAAAAAGTTCTGGCGGAGGTAAAAGGCTCACAGAGAGCCATACAGGTAGGCCCAGGCTATTTTGGGCTGGGTGACGCAAATAATATCCCGGGACCGAACCTGAGAGATCCCAAGGGCATCAGAAGCATTCAGGAGTGGTATATGGCGCCTCTTCTCTATCCCGATTATGTGGAGGAGGTTTTTGAGAAGGGAACGGATATTGCCATTGAAAGCTTTAGAAAATACTGGGATGCCTTTGGCTCGGATATTGATATTCTGTTTATCTGCGGCACAGATTTCGGAACCCAGAGAGGTCCTTTCATGAGTCCGGAAGTATTCCGTGACCTGTATATGCCGTATTATAAAAAGATGAATGACTGGGTGCACGAGCATACAACGTGGAAGACCCTGAAACATTGCTGTGGGGGGATTTTCCCGATCCTGCCCTACATGATCGAAGGCGGGTTCGATGCCATCAATCCGGTGCAGTGTTCCGCGGAGGGAATGGATCCCAGGACGCTGAAAGATACATACGGAAAAGATATTGTATTCTGGGGCGGCGGTGTGGATACACAGCAGGTACTGCCCTTTGGCAGACCCGAGGAGGTGCGCAGACAGGTTCTGGAGAGACTGGAAATATTTTCAAAGGACGGCGGTTACGTGTTCAACACCATACACAACATACAGGCAAATACACCTATTGAAAATATAGCTGCCATGATAGAGGCAGTGAAAGAGTTTAATGGAGACAAGTAA
- a CDS encoding amino acid ABC transporter permease, with protein MCVLGISQQLYNNFIKDDRYKWLLEGLGNTLLITLLAVVIGIIIGFLVAIVRSSHDKNGSFKVLNGVVKVYLTVIRGTPTMIQLLIMNFVIFGSVSLNPVLVGGLAFGINSGAYVAEIVRSGIMSVDQGQFEAGRSLGLNYSQTMKSIIMPQAFKNVLPALVNEMIVLLKETSIVGYIGMMDLTKGAMLIQSRTYNAFLPLLAAALIYLILVMILTACMNKLERKLRTNER; from the coding sequence ATGTGTGTATTAGGGATTTCACAACAGCTTTATAACAACTTTATAAAAGATGACCGGTATAAGTGGCTGCTGGAAGGTTTGGGGAATACACTGCTGATCACACTTCTGGCAGTGGTCATCGGTATTATCATAGGATTTCTGGTGGCTATTGTGCGTTCCAGCCATGACAAAAACGGTTCTTTTAAGGTACTGAACGGAGTAGTTAAGGTTTATCTGACGGTTATCCGTGGAACGCCTACCATGATTCAGCTTTTGATCATGAATTTTGTCATTTTCGGCAGTGTATCTCTCAATCCGGTTCTGGTGGGAGGTCTGGCATTTGGTATCAACTCAGGTGCCTATGTGGCAGAGATCGTCCGTTCCGGTATTATGTCCGTAGACCAGGGGCAGTTTGAAGCCGGACGTTCTCTGGGGCTTAATTATTCCCAGACTATGAAGTCTATTATTATGCCTCAGGCGTTTAAAAATGTACTTCCGGCACTGGTAAACGAGATGATCGTGCTTTTAAAAGAGACTTCTATTGTGGGCTATATCGGAATGATGGATCTGACAAAAGGCGCTATGCTGATCCAGAGCCGTACTTATAATGCATTCCTGCCTCTGCTGGCGGCTGCACTGATCTATCTGATACTGGTTATGATTTTAACAGCGTGCATGAATAAGCTGGAAAGGAAGTTGAGGACCAATGAGCGATAA
- the gpmI gene encoding 2,3-bisphosphoglycerate-independent phosphoglycerate mutase yields MSKKPTVLMILDGYGLNDNCEANAVCEAKTPIMDQLKSQCPFVKGNASGMAVGLPEGQMGNSEVGHLNMGAGRIVYQELTRITKEIEDGDFFQNEALLKAVRNAKENNSALHLFGLLSDGGVHSHNTHVYGILELAKREGLSKVFVHCFLDGRDTPTTAGKEYIKELNDKMKELGVGQVASVMGRYYAMDRDNRWDRVERAYNVMTKGEGNHAECPVCAVKDSYAAEKTDEFVEPTAIVKDGQPVGLIEDKDSVIFFNFRPDRAREITRAFCDNEFTGFAREKRLDLTYVCFTEYDPTIPNKDVAFHKVAIDNTFGQFLAAHGMTQARIAETEKYAHVTFFFNGGVEEPNEGEDRILVKSPKVATYDMKPEMSAYEVCDKLTEAIRSGKYDVIIINFANPDMVGHTGVEEAAIKAVEAVDECVGKAVDAVKEVGGQMFICADHGNAEQLKDYVTGETFTAHTTNPVPFILVNADPGYGLREGGCLADIAPTLIELMGMEQPKEMTGKSLLIRK; encoded by the coding sequence ATGAGTAAAAAACCAACCGTATTAATGATTCTCGATGGATATGGCCTGAATGATAACTGTGAGGCGAACGCTGTATGCGAAGCCAAGACCCCTATTATGGACCAGTTGAAATCCCAGTGCCCCTTTGTAAAAGGCAACGCCAGCGGAATGGCAGTAGGTCTTCCAGAAGGACAGATGGGAAATTCTGAGGTGGGACATCTGAACATGGGCGCAGGCCGTATTGTTTACCAGGAACTGACGAGGATCACAAAAGAGATTGAAGACGGAGATTTCTTTCAGAATGAAGCGTTGCTGAAAGCAGTACGCAATGCCAAGGAAAATAATTCTGCACTGCATTTATTCGGACTTCTTTCTGACGGAGGTGTGCACAGCCACAATACTCATGTGTATGGAATTCTGGAGCTGGCTAAAAGAGAAGGACTTTCCAAAGTATTTGTACACTGCTTCCTGGATGGACGTGACACTCCGACCACAGCAGGTAAAGAATATATCAAAGAACTGAATGATAAGATGAAAGAACTGGGTGTAGGCCAGGTGGCATCTGTAATGGGACGTTATTATGCCATGGACCGTGACAACCGCTGGGACCGTGTAGAGAGAGCCTACAATGTTATGACAAAAGGAGAGGGCAATCATGCAGAATGCCCAGTATGCGCAGTTAAGGATTCTTATGCTGCAGAGAAGACAGATGAATTTGTAGAACCCACAGCTATTGTAAAAGATGGTCAGCCTGTTGGACTTATTGAGGATAAAGATTCTGTGATCTTCTTTAACTTCCGCCCTGACAGAGCACGTGAGATCACAAGAGCTTTCTGTGACAACGAATTTACAGGATTTGCAAGAGAGAAGAGACTGGATCTGACCTATGTATGCTTTACGGAATATGATCCTACTATCCCAAATAAAGATGTGGCCTTCCACAAAGTGGCCATAGACAATACCTTCGGACAGTTTCTGGCTGCCCATGGCATGACACAGGCACGCATCGCAGAGACAGAGAAGTATGCACACGTTACATTCTTCTTTAACGGCGGTGTGGAAGAACCAAATGAAGGGGAAGACAGGATCCTGGTAAAATCCCCTAAAGTTGCCACTTATGATATGAAACCGGAGATGAGCGCTTATGAAGTCTGCGACAAGCTGACAGAGGCCATCCGTTCCGGCAAATATGATGTGATCATCATCAACTTTGCAAATCCGGATATGGTAGGCCATACAGGTGTGGAAGAAGCTGCTATCAAAGCCGTGGAAGCTGTAGATGAATGTGTCGGCAAGGCAGTGGATGCCGTGAAGGAAGTGGGAGGACAGATGTTCATCTGTGCAGACCATGGCAATGCAGAACAGCTGAAAGATTATGTGACTGGCGAAACCTTTACTGCCCACACAACAAATCCAGTGCCTTTTATCCTGGTGAATGCAGATCCGGGGTATGGTCTGAGAGAGGGCGGATGCCTTGCGGATATTGCGCCTACATTGATCGAGCTGATGGGAATGGAACAGCCGAAAGAGATGACCGGAAAATCTCTACTCATCAGGAAATAA
- a CDS encoding amino acid ABC transporter ATP-binding protein translates to MSDNNILLEVQGLKKAFGDNKVLDGITTDIRQGEVVAVIGPSGSGKSTFLRSLNLLEVPTGGRILFEGTDITDPKVDINRHRQKIGMVFQQFNLFPNMTVKENIMLAPVKLKLMSQSEASKKADELLTRVGLPEKADTYPDMLSGGQKQRIAIARALAMNPDVMLFDEPTSALDPEMVGEVLELMKELAQSGMTMVVVTHEMGFAKEVASRVIFIDEGKIQEENSPKEFFENPKNQRLRDFLSKVL, encoded by the coding sequence ATGAGCGATAACAACATTTTATTGGAAGTGCAGGGACTTAAAAAGGCTTTTGGAGATAATAAAGTGCTGGACGGTATCACCACAGATATCCGACAGGGTGAAGTGGTCGCAGTCATTGGACCTTCCGGTTCCGGTAAATCTACATTTCTTCGTTCCCTGAACCTGCTGGAAGTGCCTACAGGGGGCAGGATCCTTTTTGAGGGAACAGATATTACAGACCCGAAAGTGGACATCAACCGTCACCGCCAAAAAATTGGCATGGTATTCCAGCAGTTTAATCTGTTTCCAAACATGACGGTAAAGGAAAATATCATGTTGGCGCCTGTCAAGTTAAAGCTTATGTCACAGAGTGAGGCGTCAAAGAAAGCGGACGAGCTTCTGACCAGGGTAGGACTGCCGGAGAAGGCTGACACATATCCCGATATGCTCTCAGGCGGCCAGAAACAGAGGATTGCTATTGCAAGAGCTTTGGCAATGAACCCGGATGTTATGCTGTTTGATGAGCCGACTTCTGCCCTTGACCCTGAGATGGTAGGGGAGGTGCTGGAGTTGATGAAAGAACTGGCACAGTCAGGTATGACCATGGTGGTGGTGACCCACGAGATGGGATTCGCAAAAGAAGTGGCTTCCAGGGTCATTTTTATCGATGAGGGGAAAATTCAGGAGGAAAACAGTCCAAAAGAATTTTTTGAAAACCCCAAAAACCAGAGATTAAGAGATTTTTTATCAAAAGTATTATAA
- a CDS encoding MSCRAMM family protein, with the protein MKKWRKILAAGLLAVLFSHAVCEQAVSAGSGKETVYAEARGLTRETAWEGKGPPSRESKKQGNSPQIMKKEAGTVKKEAAVRKEAADKAEKEKCLADMEETDRQKNPTDTEETSRQRNLADPEEADRQRNPADPEEADRQRNPADPEEADRQKNPDDSEDKEEPVTMGPEEDMPDSGHMLPKDSSMSSEKSDAEQDQEKEQKEEGQDTSEPVLEVQVPGQYTRISDMYQRSASTSTLQVGWQESLGSIDPGLLSLDDPYNVSIKYVDSSDTNNPDMRGKWRLLYCVQYQHNAPEGQITWDGAGRVSPSIAYLMYWGCRYWGKESLWPNYRTGYGWKYDALATQYAVHIVNGEFSLNTLYAHLKGSKKEQFYSIINKMVNDAKYSPYYTPFTDGWRTFEYTLSETSVTWTAQAYNGKEGFTTKWISQNLSDGLTDCSEYITSKKGTADNGATVIWKDSGDASAFRIWIPKTQYLLLQEKGAKVTAEISGNHSLYLAGWVYKSNDSKYQMVTMLEGGGGSASHKKTVTAQIPKKAVSCYIDLQKADKDTGETTPQGNAEFSGAVYEVKNKNGTVVDKMTTNSSGKATSVPLSTGTYTVREVSAPKGYELDKNTYTVTFTNTDLNQTVYRKSVRSEEPVKKGSVTLKKLSSGSGKALKGAVFYLYTSKNQKVGEYTTDDKGCITVDNLPWNSYFFIEQTAPEGYELSDEKIGFSINEETSGGIVEVTAVNKQKTVKIVLEKEIDAHEINFANGNPIFLFEVKGEDLEGKTHILHGILEFTKEYVEQRKDESGKVRKTVTFQELPAGIYTANEMKVMRYSLKDITEISGGRREKDTVVFDLVQNDEGHAVFINQKDEWQDWSDTSVCENIILKREKKENE; encoded by the coding sequence ATGAAAAAATGGAGGAAGATTCTGGCAGCAGGGCTTCTTGCAGTCCTTTTTTCTCATGCTGTCTGTGAGCAGGCCGTTTCCGCCGGAAGCGGTAAGGAAACCGTGTATGCAGAGGCACGCGGTTTGACCCGGGAGACAGCATGGGAGGGCAAAGGTCCTCCGTCCCGAGAATCAAAGAAACAGGGAAATAGTCCACAGATCATGAAAAAGGAGGCAGGGACAGTTAAAAAGGAGGCTGCAGTTAGAAAGGAGGCAGCGGATAAAGCTGAGAAAGAAAAATGTCTGGCCGATATGGAAGAAACGGACAGGCAGAAAAATCCGACGGATACAGAAGAAACGAGCAGACAAAGAAATCTGGCTGATCCGGAGGAGGCAGACAGGCAAAGAAATCCGGCTGATCCGGAAGAGGCAGACAGGCAAAGAAATCCGGCTGATCCGGAGGAGGCAGACAGACAAAAAAATCCGGACGATTCAGAAGATAAAGAGGAACCTGTGACCATGGGTCCGGAAGAAGATATGCCTGATTCCGGCCATATGCTGCCAAAGGACAGCAGTATGTCCTCCGAAAAGAGCGATGCGGAGCAGGACCAGGAAAAGGAACAAAAAGAAGAGGGACAGGATACATCTGAGCCGGTATTGGAAGTGCAGGTACCGGGACAATATACAAGAATCTCTGACATGTATCAAAGAAGTGCGTCCACCAGTACCTTACAGGTGGGGTGGCAGGAATCTCTGGGATCTATTGACCCCGGTCTTCTGAGTCTGGACGATCCCTATAATGTTTCCATTAAGTATGTGGATTCCAGTGACACCAACAATCCAGATATGCGCGGAAAATGGCGTCTTCTCTACTGTGTGCAGTATCAGCACAACGCGCCGGAAGGACAGATCACCTGGGACGGGGCAGGGCGTGTCTCACCCTCTATTGCATATCTCATGTACTGGGGCTGCCGTTACTGGGGTAAAGAGAGCCTGTGGCCAAATTACAGGACAGGATACGGCTGGAAATATGATGCCCTGGCTACCCAGTACGCGGTTCACATAGTCAACGGGGAGTTCTCCCTGAACACATTATATGCTCATCTCAAAGGATCTAAAAAAGAACAATTCTACAGCATCATCAACAAAATGGTTAATGATGCAAAATATTCCCCCTATTACACTCCCTTTACCGATGGATGGAGAACCTTTGAATACACCTTGTCCGAGACAAGCGTCACCTGGACAGCCCAGGCCTACAACGGCAAGGAGGGATTTACAACAAAATGGATCAGCCAGAATCTGTCGGACGGCCTGACAGACTGCAGCGAGTATATTACATCCAAAAAAGGAACAGCAGACAACGGTGCCACAGTTATCTGGAAGGACAGCGGCGATGCTTCTGCATTCAGAATCTGGATTCCCAAAACACAATACCTGCTGCTACAGGAAAAAGGTGCCAAAGTCACGGCTGAAATTTCAGGAAATCATTCCCTGTATCTGGCGGGCTGGGTCTATAAAAGCAATGATTCAAAATATCAGATGGTGACCATGCTGGAAGGCGGCGGCGGTTCTGCATCTCACAAGAAAACAGTCACGGCCCAGATTCCCAAAAAGGCAGTAAGCTGTTACATAGACCTTCAAAAGGCGGATAAGGATACCGGTGAGACAACCCCCCAGGGCAATGCTGAGTTTTCCGGTGCAGTATATGAAGTAAAGAATAAGAATGGCACTGTGGTAGATAAAATGACCACAAATTCATCGGGAAAAGCCACCAGCGTACCGCTCTCCACCGGAACCTATACAGTCAGAGAAGTTTCTGCCCCCAAAGGTTATGAACTGGATAAAAATACATACACGGTGACCTTTACCAATACAGACTTAAATCAGACGGTATACCGTAAAAGCGTACGCTCGGAAGAACCGGTAAAAAAGGGAAGTGTAACTTTGAAAAAGCTGTCCTCAGGGTCAGGCAAGGCTTTAAAGGGCGCAGTTTTTTATCTCTATACAAGCAAAAACCAGAAAGTAGGCGAGTATACCACAGATGATAAGGGATGTATCACGGTTGATAATTTACCCTGGAACAGTTATTTTTTCATCGAACAGACAGCACCGGAGGGCTATGAGCTGTCCGATGAAAAGATAGGATTTTCTATAAATGAGGAAACATCAGGAGGGATAGTGGAGGTCACTGCAGTGAATAAACAGAAAACAGTAAAGATAGTTCTGGAGAAAGAGATAGATGCCCATGAGATCAATTTTGCCAACGGTAATCCTATTTTCCTTTTTGAAGTGAAGGGTGAGGATTTGGAAGGGAAGACACATATCCTGCACGGGATTTTGGAATTTACCAAAGAGTATGTAGAGCAGAGGAAAGATGAGAGCGGTAAGGTGCGCAAAACAGTCACATTTCAGGAACTGCCTGCCGGCATTTATACGGCAAATGAGATGAAAGTAATGCGGTATTCACTGAAAGATATTACGGAAATATCAGGAGGCAGGAGAGAAAAAGACACCGTTGTATTTGATCTGGTCCAAAATGATGAGGGTCATGCAGTTTTTATCAACCAAAAGGATGAATGGCAGGATTGGTCAGACACATCTGTCTGCGAAAATATTATTTTGAAGAGGGAAAAGAAAGAAAATGAGTGA